A genomic segment from Streptomyces sp. NBC_00237 encodes:
- a CDS encoding LOG family protein encodes MRPHPDHDNEIETLAEFDQVVARGPLTGYRVQSVDLTDRTKALLGTDAAEAVFLGCPMADEASAKVRSDGALVFPPVPNLPFDPYRGLLYSPEALFDGLSGGGYETTPDALAYAWFQRTKADGDIYASMLRSIHDDAISDALDEYVLDSPVVGVMGGHAMARGTDAYAGAARLGRSLARAGLTVATGGGPGAMEAANLGAYAAPHPDRMLDDACALLGKTPSFTPSVTDWAAAAFAVRSRWPEGGDSVGIPTWFYGHEPPNAFASHIAKYFANATREDGLLARCTAGVVFLPGAAGTVQEIFDNATPNYYESRGEPTPMVLVDRAHWTERLPAWPLLQSLAKDRPMDHRIALVDSVDEAPAALERLRAAVPPSPETAPQNH; translated from the coding sequence GTGCGCCCACACCCGGATCACGACAACGAGATCGAGACCCTGGCCGAGTTCGACCAGGTCGTCGCCCGCGGACCCCTCACCGGCTACCGCGTCCAGTCCGTCGATCTGACGGACCGTACGAAAGCCCTGCTGGGCACCGACGCGGCGGAGGCGGTCTTCCTGGGCTGCCCGATGGCCGACGAGGCGAGTGCCAAGGTCCGCAGCGACGGGGCGCTCGTCTTCCCGCCCGTCCCGAACCTCCCCTTCGACCCGTACCGGGGGCTCCTCTACTCCCCCGAGGCGCTCTTCGACGGCCTCTCCGGTGGCGGGTACGAAACGACCCCCGACGCCCTCGCCTACGCCTGGTTCCAGCGGACCAAGGCCGACGGCGATATATACGCCTCGATGCTGCGCTCGATCCACGACGACGCGATCTCCGACGCCCTCGACGAGTACGTCCTGGACTCCCCGGTGGTGGGCGTCATGGGCGGTCACGCCATGGCCCGAGGCACCGACGCCTACGCCGGAGCCGCCCGCCTCGGCCGCAGCCTCGCCCGCGCGGGACTGACCGTCGCGACCGGCGGCGGACCGGGCGCGATGGAGGCGGCGAACCTCGGCGCCTACGCCGCCCCGCACCCGGACAGGATGCTGGACGACGCCTGCGCCCTCCTCGGCAAGACCCCGTCCTTCACCCCGTCCGTCACCGACTGGGCGGCGGCGGCCTTCGCCGTACGCTCCCGCTGGCCGGAGGGCGGAGATTCGGTCGGCATCCCCACCTGGTTCTACGGCCACGAGCCGCCGAACGCCTTCGCCTCCCACATCGCCAAGTACTTCGCCAACGCCACCCGCGAGGACGGCCTGCTCGCCCGCTGCACCGCCGGTGTCGTCTTCCTCCCGGGAGCGGCCGGCACGGTCCAGGAGATCTTCGACAACGCGACCCCGAACTACTACGAGTCGCGCGGCGAACCCACCCCCATGGTCCTGGTGGACCGCGCCCACTGGACCGAACGCCTTCCCGCCTGGCCCCTCCTCCAGTCCCTCGCCAAGGACCGCCCGATGGACCACCGCATCGCCCTGGTCGACAGCGTCGACGAAGCCCCCGCCGCCCTGGAACGCCTCCGGGCCGCCGTGCCTCCCTCGCCGGAGACCGCCCCGCAAAACCATTAG
- a CDS encoding DUF6879 family protein has protein sequence MLLDGEAWANRFESFQREAWRLETLPEYRVPQEEQEIRSFLAGERIDPHAYSNEYTDDLKRVRREGKSKGRVHVVTRPLSDYLRYEFMYYLPHAWAGEEIRILDVTGRPNPLEGVQDFWMFDRAEVVLMHYQPDGTQISREVYEGDPAPFIEHQRIAVAESVPFEEYVKGLDA, from the coding sequence GTGCTCTTGGATGGTGAGGCATGGGCCAATCGCTTTGAGAGCTTCCAGCGGGAAGCTTGGCGGCTGGAGACCCTGCCGGAGTACCGCGTACCACAGGAAGAGCAAGAGATCCGGTCCTTCCTCGCGGGTGAACGCATCGACCCTCACGCATACTCGAATGAGTACACCGATGATCTGAAGCGGGTACGTCGTGAAGGTAAGTCCAAAGGGCGCGTCCACGTCGTCACCCGACCTCTCTCGGACTATCTCCGATACGAGTTCATGTACTACCTCCCGCACGCGTGGGCAGGGGAAGAAATCCGCATTCTCGACGTGACGGGCCGCCCGAACCCTCTTGAAGGGGTTCAAGATTTCTGGATGTTCGACCGGGCCGAAGTAGTACTCATGCACTATCAGCCGGACGGAACACAGATCAGCCGAGAAGTGTACGAGGGGGACCCAGCACCGTTCATCGAGCATCAGCGAATCGCGGTAGCTGAGTCGGTGCCCTTTGAGGAGTACGTGAAGGGCCTTGACGCTTGA
- a CDS encoding ABC transporter ATP-binding protein, whose protein sequence is MVTPPDNAPPVHTPPDKTPPDKTAPDRTAPGRTVPEKTVPGRTPPDDDILRALSLHHAHGGSPALVDVSLTVREGEILAVTGPRGSGKTTLLNCLSGHLVPDDGEVWFTGVPVHTMGALTRERLRRDRFAWISSAPDLVPELTAWENTALPLLLRGEGHKAAKATALEWLERLDIGPVARKRPAALLQAQRQRVAIARALATSPSVLFADEPTAPLHRPDAAQVLRTLTTAARSHSLTVVLATHDPEVAALADRAVPLLDGRRAATAAVPGAEGRAACSLSA, encoded by the coding sequence ATGGTGACCCCGCCGGACAACGCCCCGCCGGTCCACACCCCGCCGGACAAGACCCCGCCGGACAAGACCGCGCCGGACAGGACCGCGCCGGGCAGGACCGTCCCGGAGAAGACCGTCCCGGGCAGGACCCCGCCGGACGACGACATCCTGCGGGCCCTCTCGCTGCACCACGCCCACGGCGGGTCCCCCGCCCTCGTCGACGTGTCACTGACCGTCCGCGAGGGCGAGATCCTGGCCGTCACCGGCCCGCGCGGCAGCGGCAAGACCACCCTCCTCAACTGCCTCTCCGGGCACCTCGTCCCCGACGACGGCGAGGTCTGGTTCACCGGCGTCCCCGTGCACACCATGGGCGCGCTCACCCGTGAACGCCTGCGCCGGGACCGCTTCGCGTGGATCTCCTCCGCACCGGACCTCGTCCCGGAACTCACCGCCTGGGAGAACACCGCCCTCCCCCTCCTCCTGCGCGGCGAGGGCCACAAGGCCGCCAAGGCCACCGCCCTGGAGTGGCTGGAACGCCTCGACATCGGCCCCGTCGCCCGCAAGCGCCCGGCCGCTCTCCTCCAGGCCCAGCGCCAGCGCGTCGCCATCGCCCGCGCCCTGGCCACCAGCCCCTCCGTCCTCTTCGCCGACGAACCCACGGCCCCGCTGCACCGCCCGGACGCCGCCCAGGTGCTGCGCACCCTCACCACGGCGGCCCGCTCGCACTCCCTCACCGTCGTCCTGGCCACGCACGACCCCGAGGTCGCCGCCCTCGCGGACCGCGCGGTGCCCCTGCTCGACGGCCGCCGGGCGGCCACCGCGGCGGTCCCCGGGGCGGAAGGCCGGGCCGCGTGCTCGCTCTCCGCCTAG
- a CDS encoding ABC transporter ATP-binding protein, which produces MTDAVKPLLDLEKVTVRFGARAALDAVDLRVAAHEIVCVLGPSGSGKSTLLRVVAGLQPLDSGRVLLEGADRTGTPVHKRGVGLMFQDHQLFPQRDVGGNVAFGLRMHGAGRAEQVARVGELLELVGLPGAQRRAVATLSGGEQQRVALARALAPRPALLMLDEPLGQLDRSLRERLVVELRQLFGRLGTTVLAVTHDQGEAFALADRVVVMRDGRIAQSGTPLEVWQRPASEFVARFLGFDNVVGATVGGEAADTVWGKIPVPPGTPQGEARLLVRPAGVRLVPTEEGLPCTVLARTFRGHHVAVRLGPADGPPLEAECPLRDAPEVGSQVGAAFAVDEVVLLEG; this is translated from the coding sequence ATGACCGACGCCGTGAAGCCGCTGCTGGACCTGGAGAAGGTCACCGTGCGCTTCGGCGCGCGGGCGGCGCTCGACGCCGTCGATCTGCGGGTCGCCGCGCACGAGATCGTGTGCGTGCTCGGGCCGAGCGGCAGCGGCAAGTCGACCTTGCTGCGGGTGGTGGCCGGGCTCCAGCCGCTGGACTCCGGGCGGGTGCTCCTGGAGGGGGCCGACCGGACCGGAACCCCGGTGCACAAGCGGGGGGTGGGCCTGATGTTCCAGGACCACCAGCTCTTCCCCCAGCGCGACGTGGGCGGCAACGTCGCCTTCGGCCTGCGGATGCACGGCGCGGGCCGGGCCGAACAGGTGGCCCGCGTCGGGGAACTCCTCGAACTCGTCGGCCTGCCCGGCGCCCAGCGCAGGGCCGTCGCCACCCTCTCCGGCGGCGAACAGCAACGCGTCGCCCTCGCCCGCGCCCTGGCCCCCCGCCCCGCCCTGCTGATGCTCGACGAACCCCTCGGCCAGCTCGACCGCAGCCTGCGCGAACGCCTCGTCGTGGAACTCCGCCAGCTCTTCGGCCGGCTGGGCACCACGGTCCTCGCCGTCACCCACGACCAGGGCGAGGCATTCGCGCTCGCCGACCGGGTCGTCGTCATGCGGGACGGCCGGATCGCCCAGTCCGGCACGCCCCTTGAGGTGTGGCAGCGGCCCGCCTCGGAGTTCGTCGCCCGCTTCCTCGGCTTCGACAACGTGGTGGGGGCGACGGTCGGCGGCGAGGCCGCCGACACCGTCTGGGGCAAGATCCCGGTCCCGCCCGGCACCCCGCAGGGCGAGGCCCGCCTGCTGGTGCGCCCCGCGGGCGTCCGCCTGGTGCCGACCGAGGAGGGCCTGCCCTGCACGGTCCTCGCCCGCACCTTCCGAGGCCACCACGTCGCCGTACGGCTGGGTCCGGCGGACGGCCCGCCGCTGGAGGCCGAGTGCCCGCTGCGGGACGCACCCGAGGTCGGCTCGCAGGTGGGCGCGGCGTTCGCGGTGGACGAGGTCGTGCTGCTGGAGGGGTGA
- a CDS encoding recombinase family protein: MTDTPRNPVAGTVYETETLRGVRCVRLSVLTDETTSPERQREADDMAAAALNINFGEGDQLREAVDLDVSASKFGPFEREQLGAWLARPDDFDALVWWRFDRAIRSMAHMHELAKWAKQHRKMLVFAEGIGAGRLVFDFRNPMDPMSELMMMMLAFAAQVESQSIKDRVTGAMAAIRKMPFRWRGSRPPYGYMPAPMPAEHGGSGWTLVPDPDAVLIIERIVRELLETETGKTKTVSAIATGLNADGIPSPRDHWAVKNGRKTGGKTGGAKGSHVVREVFKWAPASITRMLRSESLLGWKMHKGKPVRDADGNPVMASETPILTRTEFDRIGALLDSRSVDNTERTDTDALLLRVIHCDSCGGRMYLNKQESKKNQAPVYKCNFHARGDDCEAPAHVRGDWVDDYVTAEFLARVGSVQTMHIVEIPGYDPEPELRATVAEFAEHQKQQGRQKSKHAAAEWQSRADALDNRIATLEAAEKTEPQRIVTPTGRTFADEWATKDTAGKRAMLTEAGVRLDVRRGVRGGWRKLDVRRVDFTMSGELDPAAEAVDGVATALDSEARGDTPTEGASVRVVAEPVRELVAA, translated from the coding sequence ATGACAGACACACCCCGAAACCCCGTGGCGGGAACGGTGTACGAGACCGAGACCCTTCGGGGCGTGCGGTGCGTACGCCTCTCCGTGCTCACCGACGAGACCACCAGCCCCGAGCGGCAGCGCGAAGCCGACGACATGGCAGCCGCAGCACTCAACATCAACTTTGGCGAGGGCGACCAGCTACGCGAAGCGGTCGACCTTGACGTGTCAGCTTCCAAGTTCGGCCCGTTCGAGCGGGAACAGCTCGGTGCCTGGCTTGCCCGCCCCGATGACTTTGACGCGCTGGTGTGGTGGCGCTTTGACCGTGCCATCCGGTCCATGGCGCACATGCACGAGCTTGCGAAGTGGGCCAAGCAGCACCGAAAGATGCTCGTCTTCGCCGAGGGCATCGGCGCGGGTCGGCTCGTCTTTGACTTCCGCAACCCCATGGACCCCATGAGCGAACTCATGATGATGATGCTCGCTTTCGCCGCTCAGGTGGAGTCGCAGAGCATCAAAGACCGTGTCACCGGGGCCATGGCAGCCATACGCAAGATGCCGTTCCGGTGGCGTGGCTCGCGCCCCCCGTACGGCTACATGCCCGCCCCCATGCCCGCCGAACACGGTGGGTCCGGCTGGACGCTCGTCCCGGACCCGGACGCCGTGCTGATCATTGAACGCATCGTGCGGGAGTTGCTGGAGACCGAGACCGGCAAGACAAAGACCGTGTCCGCCATTGCCACCGGACTCAACGCGGATGGCATCCCGAGCCCGCGCGATCACTGGGCAGTGAAGAACGGGCGCAAGACCGGCGGCAAGACGGGAGGGGCCAAGGGTTCGCACGTCGTGCGGGAGGTATTCAAGTGGGCACCCGCCTCCATCACGCGCATGCTCCGCAGTGAATCGCTCCTCGGGTGGAAGATGCACAAGGGGAAGCCGGTACGTGACGCAGACGGCAACCCCGTCATGGCGAGTGAAACCCCGATCCTCACGCGTACCGAGTTCGACCGCATCGGGGCGTTGCTCGACTCCCGCAGCGTCGACAACACCGAGCGCACCGACACGGACGCACTGCTGTTGCGGGTCATCCACTGCGACTCGTGCGGGGGACGCATGTACCTCAACAAGCAGGAAAGCAAGAAGAACCAAGCACCGGTCTACAAGTGCAATTTCCACGCCCGGGGCGACGACTGCGAAGCCCCCGCGCACGTCCGGGGGGACTGGGTGGACGACTACGTCACCGCCGAGTTCCTGGCACGGGTCGGCTCCGTCCAGACGATGCACATAGTTGAGATTCCCGGGTATGACCCCGAGCCGGAACTACGCGCCACGGTCGCCGAGTTCGCCGAGCACCAGAAGCAGCAGGGCCGGCAGAAGTCGAAGCACGCAGCGGCAGAGTGGCAGTCCCGCGCGGACGCACTCGACAACCGCATAGCCACGCTCGAAGCGGCAGAGAAGACCGAACCGCAGCGCATCGTGACCCCCACGGGCCGTACGTTCGCCGACGAGTGGGCCACAAAGGACACAGCGGGCAAGCGCGCCATGCTCACCGAAGCCGGGGTGCGACTCGACGTGCGACGTGGTGTGCGGGGCGGGTGGCGCAAGCTCGACGTACGGCGCGTGGACTTCACCATGTCGGGTGAGCTGGACCCCGCAGCGGAAGCCGTCGACGGTGTAGCAACCGCGCTGGACTCCGAAGCACGCGGAGACACCCCGACCGAGGGGGCAAGCGTGCGCGTGGTCGCCGAGCCGGTCCGCGAACTGGTGGCCGCGTAG
- a CDS encoding iron ABC transporter permease yields the protein MAVPLAFFALFFAYPVVAIVGRGLKSGGSWQFGRIGEVLGDPDIGGVLWFTTWQAVASTALTLLLALPAAYVFARFDFPGKQLLRAVVTVPFVLPTVVVGSAFLAVLGRGGLLDELWGVRLDTSVWAILLAHVFFNYAVVVRTVGGLWSQLDPRQEEAARVLGAGRFAAWRRVTLPALAPSVAAAALMVFLFTFTSFGVVQILGGPSFSTLEVEIYRQTAQFLDLPTAAVLTLVQFAAVGAILALHAWTVRRRESALRLVDPARTARRPRGAGQWALLGGVLATVLVLILLPLAVLIERSFDGPDGYGFRYYRALQSADGGGGTFLVPPLEAVWNSLQYAIVATLIALAVGGLAAAALTRRAGRLVRGFDALLMLPLGVSAVTVGFGFLITLNQPPLDLRTSWILVPLAQALVGVPFVVRTMLPVLRAVDGRLREAAAVLGASPLRAWREVDLPMVRRALLVAAGFAFAVSLGEFGATVFIARPDNPTLPVAVARLLGRAGDLNYGQAMALSTILMVVCAVSLLVLERIRPDRSVSGEF from the coding sequence ATGGCCGTGCCGCTCGCGTTCTTCGCGCTGTTCTTCGCCTACCCCGTCGTCGCGATCGTGGGGCGCGGGCTGAAGTCCGGCGGGAGCTGGCAGTTCGGGCGGATCGGGGAGGTGCTCGGCGACCCCGACATCGGCGGGGTCCTGTGGTTCACCACCTGGCAGGCCGTGGCCTCCACCGCGCTCACCCTGCTGCTCGCCCTTCCGGCGGCGTACGTCTTCGCCCGGTTCGACTTCCCCGGCAAGCAGCTGCTGCGGGCCGTGGTGACCGTGCCGTTCGTCCTGCCGACCGTCGTCGTGGGCAGTGCCTTCCTGGCCGTCCTCGGCAGGGGCGGTCTGCTGGACGAACTGTGGGGCGTACGGCTGGACACCAGTGTGTGGGCGATCCTGCTCGCGCACGTCTTCTTCAACTACGCGGTCGTCGTACGGACCGTGGGCGGGCTGTGGTCGCAGCTCGACCCCCGCCAGGAGGAGGCGGCCCGGGTCCTCGGCGCGGGGCGTTTCGCCGCCTGGCGGCGGGTGACACTGCCCGCGCTGGCACCCTCGGTGGCGGCGGCCGCGCTGATGGTGTTCCTCTTCACCTTCACCTCCTTCGGCGTGGTGCAGATCCTGGGCGGGCCCTCCTTCTCCACCCTGGAGGTGGAGATCTACCGGCAGACCGCCCAGTTCCTGGACCTGCCGACCGCGGCCGTGCTCACCCTCGTCCAGTTCGCCGCGGTCGGCGCGATCCTCGCCCTGCACGCCTGGACCGTACGGCGGCGGGAGAGCGCGCTGCGGCTCGTCGACCCGGCCCGTACGGCGCGCCGACCGCGCGGAGCGGGGCAGTGGGCGCTGCTCGGCGGGGTGCTGGCCACGGTCCTCGTACTGATCCTGCTGCCCCTCGCGGTACTGATCGAGCGCTCCTTCGACGGCCCCGACGGCTACGGCTTCCGCTACTACCGGGCTCTCCAGTCGGCCGACGGGGGCGGCGGGACCTTCCTCGTACCGCCGCTGGAAGCTGTCTGGAACTCCCTCCAGTACGCGATCGTGGCGACCCTCATCGCCCTGGCCGTGGGCGGTCTGGCCGCCGCCGCACTGACCCGGCGCGCGGGACGCCTCGTGCGGGGCTTCGACGCGCTGCTGATGCTGCCGCTCGGGGTGTCCGCGGTGACGGTCGGCTTCGGCTTCCTCATCACCCTCAACCAGCCCCCGCTGGACCTGCGGACCTCGTGGATCCTGGTGCCGCTCGCGCAGGCCCTGGTGGGTGTTCCCTTCGTCGTACGGACCATGCTGCCGGTCCTCCGCGCGGTCGACGGGCGGCTGCGGGAGGCCGCAGCCGTGCTCGGGGCGTCGCCGCTGCGGGCCTGGCGGGAGGTGGACCTGCCCATGGTGCGGCGGGCGCTGCTCGTCGCGGCGGGGTTCGCCTTCGCGGTCTCGCTCGGTGAGTTCGGCGCGACCGTCTTCATCGCGAGGCCCGACAACCCGACGCTGCCGGTGGCCGTGGCCCGGCTGCTCGGGCGCGCCGGAGACCTCAACTACGGGCAGGCGATGGCACTCAGCACGATCCTGATGGTCGTGTGCGCGGTGTCGCTGCTGGTGCTGGAACGCATCCGGCCCGACCGATCCGTATCCGGCGAGTTCTGA
- a CDS encoding HU family DNA-binding protein produces MDLVAFYVREDDGCHRQQSAKDRIRVGNMKKTELIEVIAKRAELTTEQANSALDAFMHAVTDVLAADDSLSLVGFGTFAVKTRSARTGTDQNGKEINVPEGRVPHFAPGKSLKDAVK; encoded by the coding sequence ATGGATCTTGTAGCGTTCTACGTTCGCGAGGATGATGGCTGCCACCGACAACAGTCGGCCAAAGACCGCATCCGGGTAGGTAATATGAAAAAGACCGAGCTGATTGAAGTAATTGCCAAGCGGGCAGAACTGACGACTGAGCAGGCGAACAGTGCCCTAGATGCCTTCATGCATGCCGTCACCGATGTCTTGGCAGCTGACGACAGTCTGAGCCTCGTTGGGTTCGGCACTTTCGCAGTCAAAACTCGGAGTGCGCGCACGGGTACAGACCAGAACGGGAAGGAAATCAATGTCCCGGAAGGTCGGGTGCCGCACTTCGCGCCAGGCAAGTCCCTCAAGGACGCAGTGAAGTAG
- a CDS encoding helix-turn-helix transcriptional regulator, protein MTLDPVELGQSRADLAETLKALRKRAGNTQTWLAKRCNMSQTKISNIESGRVTPTLIDVELILKALDAPSKLNAEITALTRIANTEWQDNWSLRRRGLEKRQNDLAGFEKSSVEFRYFLPSMVTGLLATPEYVRASLADVPEQQSRKTVARKLERQQVLYDRSKSFTFILTEQAVRWPVVPPDALAMQIDRLASLTHLPNVRLGVIPISTAVMPGALSTFTVYDERVATVEIPTGVLIFRDHRDVSAYIDEFNYYDAQAIFGEDARERLAGWSVQCRS, encoded by the coding sequence TTGACGCTTGACCCCGTAGAGCTGGGCCAGTCCCGAGCTGACCTAGCAGAGACGCTAAAGGCGCTACGCAAGCGAGCCGGGAACACTCAGACCTGGCTCGCTAAGCGCTGCAATATGTCACAGACAAAGATCAGTAATATCGAGAGCGGAAGGGTTACCCCTACCCTAATCGATGTTGAGTTGATCCTTAAGGCACTTGATGCGCCCTCTAAGCTCAATGCCGAGATAACTGCCCTCACCCGGATCGCTAATACTGAGTGGCAAGACAACTGGTCTCTGCGTCGCAGAGGACTGGAGAAGCGTCAGAATGACTTGGCCGGGTTTGAGAAGTCATCAGTAGAGTTTCGGTACTTCTTGCCATCCATGGTCACGGGCCTACTGGCCACACCTGAATATGTGCGGGCAAGCCTCGCCGACGTTCCGGAGCAACAGAGCAGGAAGACAGTAGCGCGGAAGCTGGAGCGGCAACAGGTTCTCTACGACCGGTCCAAGTCGTTCACATTCATTCTCACTGAACAAGCGGTCAGATGGCCGGTCGTCCCTCCTGACGCATTGGCTATGCAGATTGACCGACTGGCATCCCTTACTCATTTGCCGAACGTGCGCCTCGGCGTGATCCCTATAAGCACAGCGGTCATGCCTGGTGCGCTGAGTACATTCACGGTCTACGACGAACGCGTAGCAACAGTGGAAATTCCTACAGGAGTGCTTATCTTCCGGGATCACCGGGACGTCTCCGCGTACATTGATGAGTTCAACTACTACGACGCGCAGGCAATTTTCGGGGAAGACGCCAGGGAGAGGCTCGCCGGCTGGTCGGTTCAATGCCGCTCATGA
- a CDS encoding GntR family transcriptional regulator, with amino-acid sequence MDYGPDDEIERDAPEPPFQQLASILRARIARGDWKPRRPIASESRLCAEFGLSRPTVRRAIAALVTDGLVFTVPQRGTYVADQGEAADSE; translated from the coding sequence ATGGACTACGGCCCAGACGACGAAATCGAGCGCGACGCCCCCGAGCCCCCGTTTCAGCAGCTCGCGAGCATCCTGCGGGCACGCATCGCGCGAGGAGACTGGAAGCCCCGGCGGCCAATCGCTTCCGAGTCGCGACTGTGCGCCGAATTCGGACTCTCGCGGCCCACCGTCCGCCGCGCCATTGCCGCCCTCGTCACCGATGGGCTCGTCTTCACGGTGCCACAGCGCGGGACGTACGTAGCCGACCAGGGGGAAGCGGCGGACAGCGAGTAG
- a CDS encoding HNH endonuclease signature motif containing protein, which produces MRCRCALCRVDHVQPLTLGGSDTDGNVQPFCRPCHRLKACKEFAGGSTHFK; this is translated from the coding sequence GTGCGGTGTAGGTGTGCACTCTGCCGCGTGGACCACGTGCAGCCGCTCACGTTGGGTGGGTCGGACACGGACGGAAACGTTCAACCGTTCTGCCGTCCGTGCCACCGACTCAAGGCGTGCAAGGAATTCGCGGGCGGAAGCACTCATTTCAAGTGA